In a single window of the Allobranchiibius huperziae genome:
- a CDS encoding isoprenyl transferase, with protein MRGVRDLAYGLYERRLARSLPTANLPRHVGVILDGNRRWAKLRGGDAAHGTQAGADNIEPLLTWCEEVGVEVVTLWLLSTDNLTARGSELDSLLAIIEGVVADLADRGRWRLNPMGALDLLPDHTRKVLKEAGELTRETSGLIVNIAVGYGGRQEIADAVRSMLHEHAAQGVSIEELAQILDVEHISAHLYTKGQPDPDLVIRTSGEQRLGGFLLWQSAHSEFYFCEAYWPDFRRVDFLRALRSYAERERRFGA; from the coding sequence ATGCGGGGTGTCCGCGATCTGGCGTACGGGCTCTACGAACGTCGACTCGCCCGGTCGCTGCCGACGGCCAATCTGCCGCGGCACGTCGGGGTGATCCTGGACGGCAACCGGCGGTGGGCAAAGCTCCGCGGTGGCGACGCGGCCCACGGGACGCAGGCGGGTGCGGACAACATCGAGCCCCTGCTCACGTGGTGCGAGGAGGTCGGGGTCGAGGTCGTCACGCTGTGGCTGCTGTCCACCGACAACCTGACGGCGCGCGGATCCGAACTGGACTCCTTGCTGGCCATCATCGAGGGAGTGGTCGCCGACCTCGCCGATCGCGGGCGGTGGCGACTCAACCCCATGGGTGCGCTCGATCTGCTGCCGGATCACACCCGGAAGGTGCTGAAGGAAGCGGGGGAACTGACCAGGGAGACCTCCGGCCTCATCGTCAACATCGCGGTCGGCTACGGCGGGCGGCAGGAGATCGCGGACGCCGTCCGGTCGATGCTGCACGAGCACGCGGCCCAGGGCGTCTCGATCGAGGAGCTCGCCCAGATCCTGGACGTCGAGCACATCTCGGCTCACCTCTACACCAAGGGCCAGCCCGACCCGGACCTGGTGATCCGCACGTCCGGCGAGCAACGGCTGGGCGGTTTCCTGCTCTGGCAGAGCGCGCACTCGGAGTTCTACTTCTGCGAGGCCTACTGGCCCGACTTCCGGCGGGTGGACTTCCTGCGGGCACTGCGCTCCTACGCCGAGCGCGAGCGCCGCTTCGGCGCCTGA
- a CDS encoding PhoH family protein: protein MTSAAVPSRRTYVLDTSVLLSDPRAMNRFHEHEVVLPVVVVTELEGKRHHPELGYFARSALRMLDDLRVEHGRLDAPVPIGEGGSLRVELNHTDPQSLPAGFRLGDNDTRILAVARNLANEGADVTVVSKDLPMRVKASAVGLPAEEYRAELAVESGWTGIAEVELAAEEMDALYDAGQVESAQAAELPTNTGVVLLGPRGSALGRVMSDKSVRLVRGDRDAFGLHGRSAEQRIALDLLMDPDIGIMSMGGRAGTGKSALALCAGLEAVMERRQHRKVIVFRPLYAVGGQDLGYLPGSENEKMGPWAQAVFDTLSAVVSREVVEEVLDRELLEVLPLTHIRGRSLHDAFVIVDEAQSLERNVLLTVLSRIGQNSRVVLTHDVAQRDNLRVGRHDGVAAIIEKLKGNPLFGHVTLHRSERSPIAALVTDLLEGPDA from the coding sequence ATGACGTCTGCAGCTGTGCCCTCCCGCCGCACCTATGTCCTGGACACCTCGGTGCTGCTCTCCGATCCACGCGCGATGAACCGCTTCCACGAGCACGAGGTCGTGCTCCCCGTCGTCGTCGTGACCGAGCTGGAGGGCAAGCGTCACCACCCGGAACTGGGCTACTTCGCGCGCAGCGCCCTGCGGATGCTGGACGACCTGCGGGTCGAGCACGGGCGCCTGGACGCCCCGGTGCCGATCGGGGAGGGCGGCAGCCTGCGGGTGGAGCTCAACCACACGGACCCGCAGTCGCTGCCCGCCGGCTTCCGCCTCGGTGACAACGACACCCGGATCCTCGCGGTCGCGCGCAACCTGGCCAACGAGGGCGCGGACGTCACGGTCGTCAGCAAGGACCTGCCGATGCGGGTCAAGGCATCCGCCGTCGGACTGCCCGCGGAGGAGTACCGCGCCGAGCTGGCCGTGGAGAGCGGCTGGACCGGCATCGCCGAGGTCGAGCTGGCCGCCGAGGAGATGGACGCGCTCTACGACGCGGGCCAGGTCGAGTCGGCGCAGGCCGCCGAACTTCCCACGAACACCGGTGTGGTGCTGCTCGGCCCGCGCGGCAGCGCGCTCGGCCGGGTCATGTCGGACAAGAGCGTGCGCCTCGTGCGGGGCGACCGTGACGCGTTCGGTCTGCACGGCCGGTCGGCGGAGCAGCGGATCGCGCTGGACCTTCTGATGGATCCCGACATCGGCATCATGAGCATGGGTGGCCGCGCGGGCACCGGTAAGTCCGCGCTCGCCCTCTGCGCGGGCCTCGAGGCCGTGATGGAACGCCGCCAGCACCGCAAGGTGATCGTCTTCCGCCCGTTGTACGCCGTCGGCGGCCAGGATCTGGGCTACCTGCCCGGCAGTGAGAACGAGAAGATGGGCCCGTGGGCCCAGGCGGTCTTCGACACGCTGAGCGCCGTCGTCTCCCGCGAGGTGGTCGAGGAGGTGCTCGACCGCGAACTGCTCGAGGTGCTTCCGCTGACCCACATCCGGGGCCGGTCGCTGCACGACGCGTTCGTGATCGTGGACGAGGCACAGTCCCTGGAACGCAACGTGCTGCTCACGGTGCTGTCCCGGATCGGGCAGAACTCCCGGGTCGTGCTCACCCACGACGTCGCCCAGCGGGACAACCTGCGCGTCGGGCGTCACGACGGGGTCGCGGCGATCATCGAGAAGCTGAAGGGCAACCCCCTCTTCGGTCACGTCACGCTGCACCGGTCCGAGCGCAGCCCGATCGCGGCTCTGGTCACCGACCTGCTGGAAGGCCCCGACGCCTGA
- a CDS encoding GntP family permease — protein sequence MPAAVLAADAPISSAGHLQLILAALAGIATVVLLVAAVRLHPFLALLCGSAVLALVAWIPGADAITSFTDGFGTTSGAVGLLIALGAMLGRLLSVSGGADRVVESVVGRMSARALPWGMALIAALVGLPMFFEIGVVILVPIVVLVAQRTKTPLMLVGIPALAGLSILHGLVPPHPGPETAISALHADQGYTLLFGLLVAVPTLVISGPLLARVINRMVPVDAAGLAARGTGGARATDDAENSTARTPRTGAALAVVLTPVVLMLPAAVGNLVLADGNTVRSVLDVIGTPSVALFVAVAFAYVVLGRGSGMTRQRTSDTLGDGLAGVAGIMLIVAAGGGFKQLLVDSGIAKVIADWATDAHLSVLVLGWLVAVAIRLATGSATVATVTAAGIVGGLAATLSTTHVSLLVLAIGCGSLFFSHVNDAGFWLVKEYFGLSVGQTLRSWSLMETVISVVGFAFVLLLSVFV from the coding sequence ATGCCAGCCGCCGTCCTCGCCGCCGACGCCCCCATCTCCTCCGCAGGCCACCTGCAGCTGATCCTGGCCGCCCTCGCGGGTATCGCCACGGTCGTGCTGCTCGTGGCGGCCGTGCGGCTGCATCCGTTCCTGGCACTGCTCTGCGGGTCGGCGGTGCTGGCTCTGGTGGCCTGGATCCCCGGCGCGGACGCCATCACGAGTTTCACCGACGGTTTCGGCACGACCTCCGGCGCGGTCGGTCTGCTGATCGCGCTCGGCGCGATGCTCGGCCGCCTGCTCTCGGTCTCCGGCGGCGCCGATCGGGTGGTGGAATCGGTCGTCGGACGGATGTCGGCCCGGGCGCTGCCGTGGGGCATGGCGCTCATCGCCGCGCTGGTCGGGTTGCCGATGTTCTTCGAGATCGGCGTCGTGATCCTGGTGCCGATCGTCGTACTGGTCGCCCAGCGCACCAAGACGCCGCTGATGCTGGTGGGGATCCCCGCCCTCGCCGGGCTGTCCATCCTGCACGGGCTGGTGCCTCCGCACCCCGGGCCGGAGACGGCCATCAGCGCCCTGCACGCGGATCAGGGATACACCCTGCTCTTCGGGCTGCTCGTCGCCGTGCCGACGCTGGTCATCTCCGGCCCGCTGCTCGCTCGCGTGATCAACCGGATGGTGCCGGTGGACGCCGCCGGGTTGGCGGCGCGCGGCACGGGCGGTGCACGTGCCACGGATGACGCCGAGAACTCCACCGCGCGTACGCCGCGGACGGGCGCGGCGCTCGCCGTCGTGCTCACCCCCGTGGTGCTGATGCTGCCCGCGGCGGTCGGCAATCTGGTGCTGGCGGACGGCAACACCGTCCGCTCGGTGCTCGACGTCATCGGCACGCCGAGCGTGGCGTTGTTCGTGGCGGTCGCGTTCGCGTACGTCGTCCTCGGCCGGGGCAGCGGCATGACCCGGCAGCGCACCAGCGACACGCTCGGCGACGGTCTGGCCGGCGTCGCCGGGATCATGCTGATCGTCGCCGCGGGAGGCGGTTTCAAGCAGCTGCTGGTCGACTCCGGAATTGCCAAGGTCATCGCCGACTGGGCGACCGACGCGCACTTGTCGGTGCTGGTGCTCGGCTGGCTGGTCGCGGTCGCCATCCGGCTGGCGACCGGCTCGGCGACCGTGGCGACGGTCACCGCGGCCGGCATCGTCGGCGGCCTGGCCGCCACGCTCAGCACCACCCATGTCTCCCTGCTGGTGCTCGCGATCGGCTGTGGGTCGCTCTTCTTCAGTCACGTGAACGACGCCGGCTTCTGGCTGGTCAAGGAGTACTTCGGCCTCAGCGTGGGTCAGACGCTGCGCTCCTGGTCGCTCATGGAGACGGTGATCTCGGTGGTCGGCTTCGCCTTCGTCCTGTTGCTCAGTGTGTTCGTGTGA
- the coaA gene encoding type I pantothenate kinase, giving the protein MPRSSEVFTPYVELDRAAWSHLRDASPMSLDASDLRRLRGTGDRIDLQEVEEVYLPLSRLLNFYVDATKGLHRVTGRFLGEQQAKVPFVIGVGGSVAVGKSTTARVLRELLARWPGTPRVDLVTTDGFLFPNAELERRGLLARKGFPESYDRRSLVRFVADVKSGAGEVTAPVYSHLTYDIVPGEHITVHRPDVLIIEGLNVLAAPDPQAGRGNSLALSDFFDFSVYVDAREEDIRTWYVDRFLALRATAFADPASYFHRYAALSDEEATARARQIWADINGPNLAENVLPTRSRASLVLTKGADHGVRRVRLRKL; this is encoded by the coding sequence GTGCCGCGCAGCTCTGAGGTCTTCACCCCGTACGTCGAGCTGGACCGCGCCGCGTGGTCCCACCTGCGGGACGCCTCCCCCATGAGCCTGGACGCCTCGGACCTGCGCCGGCTGCGCGGCACCGGCGACCGGATCGACCTGCAGGAGGTCGAGGAGGTCTATCTGCCCCTCTCGCGGCTGCTCAACTTCTATGTGGACGCCACCAAGGGCCTGCACCGGGTGACCGGTCGCTTCCTCGGCGAGCAGCAGGCGAAGGTGCCGTTCGTGATCGGGGTCGGCGGATCGGTCGCGGTGGGCAAGTCGACCACCGCACGGGTGCTGCGCGAGCTGCTCGCCCGATGGCCCGGCACGCCCCGCGTGGACCTGGTCACCACCGACGGGTTCCTCTTCCCCAACGCCGAGCTCGAACGGCGAGGACTGCTGGCGCGCAAGGGTTTCCCCGAGTCGTACGACCGCCGGTCACTGGTGCGCTTCGTCGCGGACGTGAAGTCGGGTGCGGGTGAGGTCACCGCGCCGGTCTACTCCCACCTCACCTACGACATCGTCCCCGGCGAGCACATCACGGTGCACCGGCCCGACGTGCTGATCATCGAGGGCCTCAACGTCCTCGCCGCGCCGGACCCGCAGGCCGGCCGCGGCAACAGCCTGGCCCTGTCGGACTTCTTCGACTTCTCGGTCTACGTCGACGCGCGCGAGGAGGACATCCGCACCTGGTACGTCGATCGCTTCCTCGCGCTGCGCGCCACGGCGTTCGCCGACCCCGCGTCGTACTTCCACCGGTACGCCGCGCTCAGCGACGAGGAGGCCACGGCGCGGGCGCGGCAGATCTGGGCCGACATCAACGGCCCCAACCTGGCCGAGAACGTCCTGCCGACCCGCAGCCGGGCCTCCCTCGTACTCACCAAGGGCGCGGATCACGGCGTACGCCGCGTCCGGCTGCGCAAGCTCTAG
- the glmS gene encoding glutamine--fructose-6-phosphate transaminase (isomerizing), which produces MCGIVGYVGRSDDARALDVVMEGLGRLEYRGYDSAGVALVDGDGAGARVDVRKKSGKLANLTELIAREPLPPSRTAIGHTRWATHGGPTDENAHPHRGGSAGKLALIHNGIIENFHPLKTRLQDQGVQFGSETDTEVVAQLMDASYDGDLTSTMRHVVQKLEGAFTLLAVHADHPGVVVGARRNSPLVVGIGEGENFLGSDVAAFIGHTREALELEQDQIVTITPDSVSVIGFDGKAAEGKAFHVSWDAAAAEKGGYDTFMEKEIHDQPHAVADTLLGRTDESGRLVLDELRIPEEKLRDIDRVTIVACGTAAYAGMVAKYAIEHWSRIPVEVALAHEFRYCDPIVSERTLVVSISQSGETMDTAMAVKHARDLGALTISICNTHGSTIPRESDAVLYTHAGPEIAVASTKAFLAQITACYVLGLYLAQLKGDTYADSARDVLAELQEVPAKIEELLGRLGRVREIAYFMADTRSVLFLGRQVGFPVAMEGALKLKELAYIHAEGFAAGELKHGPIALIEPGQPVFVIVPGPDTPYGLHGKVVSNIQEIRARGARTLVIAQDGDEAVVPFADEVIRVPRTSPMLQPLLTVVPLQVFALELSTAKGLDVDQPRNLAKSVTVE; this is translated from the coding sequence ATGTGTGGAATCGTCGGATATGTCGGCAGGTCCGACGACGCAAGGGCCCTCGACGTGGTCATGGAGGGCCTCGGGCGCCTGGAGTACCGCGGTTACGACTCGGCCGGTGTGGCGCTCGTCGACGGCGACGGCGCGGGTGCCCGCGTCGACGTCCGGAAGAAGTCGGGCAAGCTCGCCAACCTCACCGAGCTGATCGCGCGGGAGCCGCTGCCGCCGTCCCGGACCGCCATCGGGCACACCCGCTGGGCCACCCACGGCGGGCCCACCGACGAGAACGCCCACCCGCACCGCGGCGGGTCCGCGGGCAAGCTCGCGCTGATCCACAACGGCATCATCGAGAACTTCCACCCGCTCAAGACGCGGCTGCAGGACCAGGGCGTGCAGTTCGGCAGCGAGACCGACACCGAGGTCGTCGCGCAGCTGATGGACGCGTCGTACGACGGCGACCTCACCTCGACGATGCGCCACGTGGTGCAGAAGCTCGAGGGCGCGTTCACCCTCCTGGCGGTGCACGCCGACCACCCCGGCGTCGTCGTCGGAGCACGGCGCAACAGCCCGCTCGTCGTGGGCATCGGCGAGGGCGAGAACTTCCTCGGGTCCGACGTCGCGGCGTTCATCGGGCACACCCGCGAGGCACTGGAGCTGGAGCAGGACCAGATCGTCACGATCACCCCCGACTCGGTGTCGGTCATCGGCTTCGACGGGAAGGCCGCGGAGGGCAAGGCCTTCCATGTCTCCTGGGACGCCGCGGCCGCCGAGAAGGGCGGGTACGACACCTTCATGGAGAAGGAGATCCACGACCAGCCGCACGCCGTCGCGGACACGCTGCTCGGCCGCACCGACGAGTCCGGACGACTGGTGCTCGACGAGCTGCGGATCCCGGAGGAGAAGCTGCGCGACATCGATCGCGTCACGATCGTGGCCTGCGGCACGGCGGCGTACGCGGGGATGGTCGCCAAGTACGCCATCGAGCACTGGTCCCGGATCCCCGTCGAGGTGGCTCTCGCGCACGAGTTCCGCTACTGCGACCCGATCGTCAGCGAGCGCACGCTGGTCGTCTCGATCAGCCAGTCGGGCGAGACGATGGACACCGCGATGGCGGTCAAGCACGCCCGCGACCTCGGCGCCCTCACCATCTCCATCTGCAACACGCACGGCTCGACGATCCCGCGGGAGTCCGACGCCGTCCTCTATACGCACGCGGGTCCGGAGATCGCGGTCGCCTCGACCAAGGCGTTCCTCGCGCAGATCACCGCCTGCTACGTGCTGGGTCTCTACCTGGCGCAGCTGAAGGGCGACACCTACGCCGACAGCGCTCGCGACGTGCTCGCGGAGCTGCAGGAGGTGCCCGCCAAGATCGAGGAGCTGCTCGGGCGGCTGGGTCGGGTGCGAGAGATCGCCTACTTCATGGCCGACACCCGCTCGGTGCTCTTCCTCGGCCGGCAGGTCGGCTTCCCGGTGGCCATGGAGGGCGCGCTGAAGCTGAAGGAGCTGGCCTACATCCACGCCGAGGGGTTCGCGGCCGGAGAGCTCAAGCACGGGCCGATCGCGCTCATCGAGCCGGGCCAGCCCGTCTTCGTGATCGTGCCCGGCCCGGACACGCCGTACGGCCTGCACGGCAAGGTCGTCTCCAACATCCAGGAGATCCGCGCGCGCGGCGCTCGCACGCTGGTCATCGCCCAGGACGGCGACGAGGCGGTCGTGCCGTTCGCCGACGAGGTCATCCGGGTGCCGCGCACCAGCCCGATGCTGCAGCCGCTGCTGACGGTCGTGCCGCTGCAGGTCTTCGCGCTGGAGCTGTCGACCGCGAAGGGGCTGGACGTCGACCAGCCGCGCAACCTCGCGAAGTCCGTCACCGTCGAGTGA